The proteins below come from a single Drosophila kikkawai strain 14028-0561.14 chromosome 3R, DkikHiC1v2, whole genome shotgun sequence genomic window:
- the LOC108080463 gene encoding uncharacterized protein encodes IIYQVSPKVEFTNIKCTSLDLSFSSFDYCHIKAVNRSFKYLSLKVKLHKVPITKIKVNIAVLKRFNGYRPFMYNVTVDACRFIRNPKSNPVFSYLYSLFKTYSNMNHTCPYNHDLIVEKLNTQFVNNQVTAVLPVPEGDYIFETNWFAENIQRAVVRVYGTLS; translated from the exons ataATATACCAGGTCTCTCCAAAAGTTGAGTTTACGAACATTAAGTGTACATCTTTGGATTTGAGTTTTAGCAGCTTTGATTATTGCCACATAAAGGCAGTCAATCGCAGCTTCAAATATCTTTCCCTAAAAGTTAAACTACACAAGGTTCCCATTACCAAAATCAAG gTTAACATTGCTGTTCTGAAGCGATTTAATGGCTACAGACCATTCATGTACAATGTTACCGTGGATGCCTGCAGGTTTATTAGAAATCCAAAATCGAATCCCGTTTTTTCATATCTGTATAGCCTATTCAAGACCTACTCCAATATGAATCATACATGTCCGTATAAT CATGATTTAATTGTGGAAAAACTAAATACGcaatttgtaaataatcaAGTAACCGCTGTCTTGCCAGTTCCCGAAGGCGACtatatttttgaaacaaaTTGGTTTGCAGAAAATATTCAACGTGCTGTGGTCCGTGTATATGGCACTCTTTCCTAA